Proteins from a single region of Bradyrhizobium diazoefficiens:
- a CDS encoding PhoH family protein, with product MQVPPETQVVIDFDDNRAASALVGPYGQNLAQIERRLGVVVDSKGNHITIGGTRDGCDAARRVLETLYAHAVKGQDVDQGEVEGAIRAVIAQGSLFEFDAKSAKSAFDSINLRKRPVRARTAAQDSYIRALKRHELVFGIGPAGTGKTWLAVAHAAQLFERKEVDKIILSRPAVEAGERLGFLPGDLREKVDPYLRPIYDALYDLMDARIVERALQTGEIEIAPLAFMRGRTLTNAAIILDEAQNTTSMQMKMFLTRLGENSRMIVTGDPSQIDLPNGQTSGLAEATRLLDGVEGIAQVRFKAEDVIRHELVARIVAAYEGSPQRPPAGNKS from the coding sequence ATGCAAGTTCCGCCCGAGACCCAGGTCGTCATCGACTTCGACGACAACCGCGCCGCATCGGCGCTGGTGGGGCCCTACGGCCAGAATCTGGCGCAGATCGAGCGGCGGCTCGGCGTCGTCGTGGACTCCAAGGGCAACCACATCACCATCGGCGGCACGCGCGACGGCTGCGACGCGGCGCGCCGCGTGCTGGAGACGCTCTACGCCCACGCGGTGAAGGGACAGGATGTCGACCAGGGCGAGGTCGAAGGCGCGATCCGCGCGGTGATCGCGCAAGGATCCCTGTTCGAGTTCGACGCCAAATCGGCGAAGTCGGCCTTCGACAGCATCAACTTACGCAAGCGCCCGGTGCGCGCCCGCACCGCCGCGCAGGACTCCTACATCCGCGCGCTGAAGCGCCATGAGCTCGTGTTCGGCATCGGTCCCGCCGGTACCGGGAAGACCTGGCTCGCGGTCGCGCATGCCGCGCAATTGTTCGAGCGCAAGGAGGTCGACAAGATCATCCTGTCGCGTCCGGCGGTCGAAGCTGGCGAGCGGCTGGGCTTCCTGCCTGGCGATCTCCGCGAGAAGGTCGATCCTTATCTGCGTCCGATCTACGATGCGCTCTACGATCTGATGGACGCGCGCATCGTCGAGCGCGCGCTGCAGACCGGCGAGATCGAGATCGCGCCGCTCGCCTTCATGCGCGGCCGCACGCTGACCAACGCCGCGATCATCCTGGACGAGGCGCAGAACACGACGTCGATGCAGATGAAGATGTTCCTGACCCGCCTCGGCGAGAACAGCCGCATGATCGTAACAGGCGATCCCTCGCAGATCGATTTGCCGAACGGCCAGACCTCGGGCCTGGCCGAAGCGACCCGTCTGCTTGATGGCGTCGAAGGCATTGCGCAAGTTCGTTTCAAGGCCGAGGACGTGATCCGCCACGAGCTCGTGGCCAGAATCGTCGCCGCCTATGAAGGCTCGCCGCAGCGGCCGCCCGCCGGCAACAAATCCTGA
- the ybeY gene encoding rRNA maturation RNase YbeY: MPHSNLPMTEVLVVADCWQSEPDAEAVIQRAVAAAAQCVDEDVAEAEVAVMLTDDAGIRTLNSNWRGFDKPTNVLSFPALQPEGEWKPGDAPRMLGDIAIAYETMRREADEEHKPFDHHLSHLAVHGFLHLIGYDHENDDDAEEMEALETEILAHLGIPDPYADRAGTH; this comes from the coding sequence ATGCCGCATTCAAACCTTCCCATGACTGAGGTCCTCGTCGTCGCCGACTGCTGGCAGAGCGAGCCTGACGCTGAAGCCGTGATCCAGCGCGCCGTGGCGGCCGCCGCCCAATGTGTCGATGAAGATGTCGCGGAGGCCGAAGTGGCGGTGATGCTGACCGATGATGCCGGCATCCGCACCCTCAACAGCAACTGGCGCGGCTTCGACAAGCCGACCAACGTGCTGTCGTTTCCCGCGCTGCAGCCGGAAGGCGAATGGAAACCGGGCGATGCACCGCGCATGCTTGGCGACATCGCAATCGCCTATGAGACCATGCGGCGCGAAGCGGACGAGGAACACAAGCCGTTCGATCATCATTTGAGTCATCTCGCGGTGCATGGTTTCCTGCACCTGATCGGCTACGATCACGAGAACGACGACGACGCGGAAGAGATGGAAGCGCTCGAAACCGAGATCCTGGCTCACCTCGGCATCCCCGATCCTTATGCAGACCGCGCGGGGACGCACTGA
- a CDS encoding hemolysin family protein: MPDSEPIHDNPRSTANLPAVVTPGEVMRPAADGWLLRAIRTLFGWKAGSVRDDLKVVLDATTPDDTGFSAVERTMLRNILSLHERRIADVMVHRADIVAVKRDIPLGELMDRFESAGHSRLVVYNETLDDPVGIVHIRDLLAFMTARARVSEATKTKRKKPLPAGLDLRTVDLAMPLGDARIIRKLLYVPPSMRAIDLLAQMQATRIHLALVVDEYGGSDGLVSLEDIVEQIVGEIDDEHDSDEPPSIVRLPDNAFIADARASLDDVRTVIGEDFVTGEAGEEVETLGGYLVSFVGRLPVRGEVISGPGTYEVEVLDADPRRVKRLRISTRKERPAPRTQRESRRRDTTPESGQPPASDTPTPPSADGTGSQ; encoded by the coding sequence ATGCCGGATTCAGAGCCTATTCACGACAATCCGCGCAGTACGGCCAATCTGCCGGCCGTGGTGACGCCGGGCGAGGTCATGCGTCCGGCGGCGGACGGTTGGTTGCTGCGCGCCATCCGCACGCTGTTCGGCTGGAAAGCCGGATCGGTGCGCGACGATCTCAAGGTCGTGCTCGATGCGACGACGCCTGATGACACCGGCTTCTCCGCGGTCGAGCGCACCATGCTGCGGAACATCCTCAGCCTGCACGAGCGCCGCATCGCCGACGTCATGGTGCATCGCGCCGACATCGTCGCGGTCAAGCGCGACATCCCCCTCGGCGAGTTGATGGACCGTTTCGAGAGCGCAGGGCATTCGCGCCTCGTGGTCTACAACGAGACGCTCGACGATCCCGTCGGCATCGTCCACATCCGCGACCTGCTCGCCTTCATGACCGCGCGCGCGCGCGTGTCCGAGGCCACCAAGACCAAGCGCAAGAAGCCGCTGCCGGCCGGGCTTGACCTGCGCACCGTCGACCTCGCGATGCCGCTCGGGGATGCGCGGATCATCCGCAAGCTGCTTTATGTGCCGCCGTCGATGCGGGCGATCGACCTGCTCGCACAGATGCAGGCCACCCGCATTCACCTGGCGCTGGTGGTCGACGAATATGGCGGCAGCGACGGGCTGGTTTCGCTCGAGGACATCGTCGAGCAGATCGTCGGCGAGATCGACGACGAGCATGACAGCGACGAGCCGCCATCGATCGTGCGCCTGCCCGACAACGCCTTCATCGCCGATGCCCGCGCCAGCCTCGACGACGTCCGCACGGTGATCGGCGAGGACTTCGTCACCGGCGAGGCGGGCGAGGAGGTGGAGACGCTGGGCGGCTATCTCGTCAGCTTCGTCGGGCGCCTGCCGGTGCGCGGCGAGGTGATCTCGGGCCCCGGCACTTACGAGGTCGAGGTGCTCGATGCCGATCCGCGCCGCGTCAAGCGGCTACGCATCTCGACGCGGAAGGAACGCCCGGCACCGCGCACCCAGCGGGAGAGCCGCCGCCGCGACACCACACCCGAGAGCGGCCAGCCGCCGGCCAGCGACACCCCGACCCCGCCATCGGCCGACGGGACCGGCTCGCAGTGA
- the lnt gene encoding apolipoprotein N-acyltransferase, whose protein sequence is MSAFQRLRQIALAIILTWGWKRALLAMACGALSVLALAPFNAWPVLFITFPVLVWLIDGAGAGRYRGVPAAALTGYWFGLGYFVPGLYWIGYAFFVDADVFAWLTPFAVLGLPAYLSIFTAIGFALARLLWTKDATRILALAASLTVSEWLRGHVLTGFPWNAFGYALSEPLALAQTASLIGQWGMTFLTVAIFAAPAVLIDRTRGRSLAWRVPASAVALLVVMGIFGAIRLSLHPTTLVAGAKLRLMQPDLQQDAKFNYSAKAEVMKKYLALSDRASGPQSTGVRDVTVLIWPESAFPFFLTREADAMAEIAELLPKGTVLITGSVRAPDLPPGKPITRAYNSIYVIDHDGSVLAVYDKLHLVPFGEYLPYQDIMEKLGFEQLTRVRGGFIPGTVRHVLPVPGAPPALPLICYEAIFPGEVGTRDERPGWMVNLTNDGWFGISTGPYQHLEQARMRAIELGLPLVRSANTGISAVIDPVGRTVASLGLGIQGILDANLPTAIPPTIYARVGDIPAAMLVALAVLLAVRRRVAKRHP, encoded by the coding sequence GTGAGCGCATTCCAGCGGCTTCGGCAGATTGCGCTTGCCATCATCCTGACCTGGGGATGGAAGCGCGCGCTCCTTGCGATGGCGTGCGGTGCGCTGTCGGTGCTGGCGCTGGCGCCGTTCAATGCGTGGCCGGTGCTGTTCATCACCTTCCCCGTGCTGGTCTGGCTGATCGACGGCGCCGGCGCCGGGCGATATCGCGGTGTCCCCGCCGCGGCGCTGACCGGCTACTGGTTCGGGCTCGGCTATTTCGTCCCCGGTCTCTACTGGATCGGCTATGCGTTCTTCGTCGACGCGGATGTGTTCGCCTGGCTGACGCCATTCGCGGTGCTGGGCTTGCCGGCCTATCTCTCCATCTTCACGGCAATCGGTTTCGCGCTGGCCCGCCTGCTCTGGACCAAGGACGCCACCCGGATTCTCGCGCTCGCCGCGAGCCTCACCGTGAGCGAATGGCTCCGCGGCCACGTGCTCACCGGTTTTCCCTGGAACGCCTTCGGCTATGCGCTGTCGGAGCCATTGGCGCTGGCGCAGACGGCCTCGCTGATCGGCCAGTGGGGCATGACGTTCCTCACGGTCGCGATCTTTGCGGCGCCTGCCGTGCTGATCGACCGCACGCGCGGTCGCAGCCTGGCGTGGCGCGTGCCGGCCTCGGCCGTTGCGCTCTTGGTCGTCATGGGAATCTTCGGCGCCATCCGCCTGTCGCTGCATCCGACAACGCTGGTCGCAGGCGCCAAGCTGCGCCTGATGCAGCCGGACCTACAGCAGGATGCAAAGTTCAACTACTCCGCGAAGGCGGAGGTGATGAAGAAATACCTCGCGCTGTCGGACCGCGCCTCCGGACCGCAATCGACCGGCGTGCGCGACGTGACCGTCCTGATCTGGCCGGAATCTGCTTTTCCGTTCTTCCTGACCCGCGAAGCCGATGCGATGGCCGAGATCGCCGAACTCCTGCCCAAGGGCACGGTGCTGATCACCGGATCGGTCCGCGCTCCCGATCTGCCGCCGGGCAAGCCGATCACGCGGGCCTATAATTCGATCTACGTGATCGATCACGACGGCAGCGTGCTCGCCGTCTACGACAAGCTGCACCTGGTTCCATTCGGCGAATATCTTCCGTACCAGGACATCATGGAGAAGCTCGGCTTCGAGCAGCTGACCCGGGTCCGCGGCGGCTTCATTCCCGGCACGGTGCGGCACGTGCTGCCGGTGCCGGGTGCGCCGCCCGCGCTGCCGCTGATCTGCTACGAGGCGATCTTCCCTGGCGAAGTGGGCACACGCGATGAGCGACCGGGCTGGATGGTGAACCTCACCAATGACGGCTGGTTCGGCATCTCGACCGGTCCATACCAGCATCTGGAGCAGGCGCGGATGCGCGCCATCGAGCTCGGACTGCCGCTCGTGCGTTCGGCGAATACCGGCATCTCGGCGGTGATCGATCCAGTGGGACGCACCGTGGCCAGCCTCGGCCTCGGAATTCAAGGTATTTTGGACGCAAACCTGCCCACCGCAATCCCGCCCACCATCTATGCCAGAGTCGGCGACATCCCCGCAGCCATGCTCGTCGCACTGGCTGTGCTTTTGGCGGTGCGACGCCGTGTTGCCAAACGACACCCCTGA